In the Sphingobacterium sp. PCS056 genome, GGTAGAGCCTGCAGGGCAGATCAAACTGCGCGATATACAGGTTGGATATAGTCTTAAGAACAGATACTTGAAAGATTTGAGGATCTATGCCTATGCGGCCAATATCATGACCTTATGGCGCGAAAATAAGTGGGGATTGGATCCTGAATTTGGAAATAATCCGCCCGATCCTTTTGCAGGTTCCCTAGGTATCAGTTTTAACTTTTAGATCGATTGTTATGAAATATTATATTATTTTTTTGTTGTCCATAGGTCTGACCTCTTGTTCTAAGTTTTTGGAACTCAAGCCTGACCAAAATATGGAGATTCCGAGTACGCTCGCGGATTGCGAATTGCTTTTGAATGATTTTACCGCGATGAATATGTCGTACCCTGTTATGACCACGCTAATGGGTGAAGAATTCTATATGCATACCGAAGATTGGCAGACCATAGTTGATATGGATGAACGAATGGGCTATATCTGGACGGACGAACCTGTGGTTGGAAGTTTAAACTGGCAGGGACCTTATAAAACCATATATGTGTCCAATCAGATCTTTGCCATATACAATAAGCTCTCTCAGCAGGATAAGTTTTCGGAGCAAGGTAAGCAGATATTGGGCAATGCACATTTCTTTAGAGCATTTGCCTATCAGCAGCTTCTGGAGCTCTATACGCTTCCTTATGACCCTGCTACGGCATCGAACGAATTGGGTTTGCCACTCAAGTTAACACCTGATGTCGTTCCTGCAGAGGGTAGAGCAAGTCTAGCGGTTACTTATGATCAGGTGGTACAGGATTATAAACAGGCGATCAGTCTGTTAAACCCCACATCGATAGCTAAAAGTAGACCTACGAAAGGAGCGGCGCACGCAGGGTTGAGCCGTTTATATCTGGATATGCGCGATTATGAAAATGCTTATCTCTATGCTGACTCTGCATGGAATATGCAACCGACATTGATCGACTACAATACCCTCGATCTCTATGATGAAATGGCTATCCCTAAAAATAATCAGGAGATCTATTTTACAGCATTGACCGGTAATTCCGGATCGATAGGTCCATTCTACAATCGGATAAATCCGGATCTGATCGATCTCTACGAATCCAATGATCTGCGGATGTCCATCTACTTTCAAAACAATTACTTTGATCCCGGTACCTATGGCTACAAAACCAATTATGATCAAAGTTACATCGGTACTTTTATTGGTTTGACTACCAGTGAAATGCTGCTGATCCGTTCAGAAGCAGCGGCACGTACCGGTAAATCGGCGATCGCATTATCAGACATTAACTTGCTTCGCAAGCATCGCTTTGCTCCAGAGGATTATCAAGAAGTACAATGGGGTAATGCTATTTTACTGCAGGAGATTTTAAAAGAAAGAAGAAGAGAACTGGTGTTTCGAGGAAGACGTTGGGCAGATGTCAAACGGCTCAATCAGGATGCTGCGACTCAGCGTACCTTGACAAGAACGGTTGACGGCGAGTCCTATCAATTGGTACCTGGCAGTCTAAAATTTGCGGCACTGATCCCGCTGATCGTGACACAATTGAATCCTACGATCCAACAAAATAGAAGATAATACGAAGGAGTCTCCAAGTCTAGATTGGGTGCCATAAGTATCCACTAGACTTGAAGATTTCAATATTAAAAAATTAATAATATTACAGATGAAAAGCTACATGATTATCATATACATATTACTCGGCATCATGCCCTTATATGCTCAACAAAACAAAAAAGTGGACCTGTCCAAACGACTTACCATAGGATCGACAGTTCCTGATATGCCTGTTATGGATATATTAAATTTTCCGTCCAGTACCATAGATCTGGACGATTATAAGGATAAGGTTTTGATCCTTGATTTTTGGGATACCTATTGCAGTACCTGTATTGAGTTGATGCCCCATGTCAAAGAAGTACAGAAAACAGTAGGGGACAAAGCGCAGATCATTACGGTGACCTGGCAGTCTAAGGAAGTCATTGATCAATTTTTTAAAGGTAATAAATACCTGAAGGAGCATCAGGCCTATTTACCTACAATCATTGCAGATTCTTTGCTCAAAAGTTATTTTCCTCATCAAGGGGTACCGCATACAGTCTTTATTTATAAAGGTAAAGTTAAAGCCATCACGTATTTTGATTATATCAAACCGGAGTATATTGAGAAACTGATCGCTGAAGACAGATTGGATATTCCGGTGAAAGATGACTTTAGTACGAAAGACGTGATTCCAGATCAGGAAAACTTAAATTTAAAAGGAAAAGTATTGATCACCGGATATCAGGATGGGTTGGAGTTTAAAGGTGGGCTACCGATCGAGCAAGATTCGGTAACAGGTCTGTTTGTGACCAGCATGATCAATACCGGAATTCTGGATGCATTCACTCGGTTACATGCTATAATCAGTCCCAAGTACTTCCTTTGGATCCCCGGAAGGATGGAATGGTATGTCAAAGATCAGAATGACTATCAATATAAACCGAATTCTATAGGTCCTAGAATATGGGACACGAAAAATGCCATCTGCTATCAACGTTTTAGTCAGGATACTGTATCCAAGGAAGAGATGGCTAAGTTGGTTATGCAAGATCTGGTTTCATTTTTAGGAGTAAGCGTAACGATCGAGAAAAAGGAAAAAGAAGTTGTCGTGATCAGAAAAACGACGAAATCGAGAGTAGGTATTGCAAAACCGGAGAGTAACCGTCGGGTTGAAGGAATGGAAAATCTTGCCTTTTTAATGGATTACAGTAAAATGTATCCACCAACATTAGATGAATCTGGATTTACCGAAATCATTGATGTCCCTGATTTTTCTTCATTAGAAAAACTTAATCAACAAATACTTTATTATGGCTTGGAAGCTGTATTGGCAAAAAGGGTTATTGATGTGATGGTAATAAGAGAATTAAACAAAAATTAAAAATGTCCACCTGACATCAAAAGTTTAGATAGGAGAGAATTCATAAAAGGCGTCTACGGACGCCTTTTATGTTCTTCTGGGTGACATTTAAGGATTGGTTGTCAATTCACCATTGTTTTTTATTCTGAGTGCAGTAATTCTTTCGTTTCTTACTGCTGTAATCATGGATTATTATTTGAGTATGCACTTTTTTTTTCGATCGCACAGACTTGATTAAGACTGTATATTGTGGTGCATTATTGTCATTTGTATCTCTCGGATAACTTTCCGGAACAAAATCAAACCAGGCCATAATTATTTGTTTTAAGATTAGTAAAATTAAACTTTGCTAAAAAAGGGCGCCTTTGGAGCGCCCTCTACCATAAGGCTTGTGACCTTATTTACGGATTTGTTCTCAATTGAACATTTGTACTACTGGAGTTTGTGTTTAACGCAGTAATCATTTCATTTCGCAGTGGAGTTGTAATGATCGGTTTATTACTTGCGTCAGGACTTGTCTGAATAGCACAAATATGATTAGAACCTAGACATGAAGGTCCACCTACAGCATTGTAATCATTAGGATCTGTAGCATCCCCATTGGCAACTAATTGGAACCAGGCCATAATAGATGATTTTAATTGTAAAAAAATGTTTATATTACTTATGTTTATAATCGAACATCATATGTTTTCATTGATGGCCACATAAGAGCTTCCATACGTTGGAGGCTTTTATTATTAAAGTGGACTTTCATTTCTTGCCCCGGCCACCGGGGAATGTCGCAAATTTGCGACGGTATACTTTGATACCTAAGTTGTTTATACTTATGTTTTTCATGGTAGTACTTTATTCGTTTATTTATCAAGCATTATCTTATTTAAGATGCTTACTGTAAAATTAGATCCCTTCTTCTTCAGCTTCATATAGCAATGCTATAGATTGCATTTTTTTCGTATTTGTCAGACTATATTGCTCTTGATCTTCGACAGCTCCTATTATTTTTTTGATACTTGCTTTTCGCAAAAATATAATCCTTCGGTACGCTCTGATAATAGCAATGCGATATACTTTAGCTCTTTCCAAGATGATAGCGTAAAGATTTATAATAATCACGATCACAGGAAATGTTTAAAAAGGAACGACGTTCTTTGATGGTAAGTAAAGGCATAATATGAGGCATCTTGATAGAAAGCTCATGTACCCGATGTAAGGGGGGGAGCTTCAGAACATGTACAACGTCCTGCAGTCTATTGAGCCTGTGCTGCTTCAGGATATGGAATATCGTACTCAGCTCAGGGTACTGTTTGAGTGCGTGTTTGAAATGGCTATTGCTGATCTCATATAAAATAGTGGGTTGCAAAAATTTGATAGCGACGGATGTTGCCTGATCACTATAGGGGTGATTGCTACCCGTAAAATATTCGTTCTTCCCATTGATGCGTTCGATGCGAATGAATGTGTCTGCTTCGAGCACTTCTTTGGCGACTACACCATCAATTATAAAGCACCAGGTCGACATCGGAATACCAGCGATCTTGTAGTAACTTCCTTTTTTATAAAAATGGAGCTTTCCATGTTCTTTGATATAAGTTTTTGCTGATGCGCTGAGCTGATGGTATCTACTGAAAAAATCTTGCATTCTTTCCATAATTTAAGGTCGTATGTTTAGTAAGTTGGAGTAATCAGATCGACTTCTATAGACAGCTGTTTTATTTAAGCTAAATTTTGGCGTGGTTCTTTTCATTGAGTTTTATTTAGGTTTATAAAAGACTCGAGGTTTACTTAGAGGTTATATATAGGAGTATTTGAAATACACAAGGGGCTGGGGATCTCGCTGCCAGCCCTCAAGGAGATTTGTGGATTTTAATGGATCAACTGTAGTGGATGCGGATCATTAATGGCGTCACGATCATAGTTGCTGAAGAGGTTTCTAATGGGGTTTGCCACTTATCCATTCCATGCACAACGATACTTTTTTTGTCGGGCACTTCGTCATCCTCTTTGTCGTCTTTACTAAAAACGACCATGACGCCTGCAGCATAACTGTTGGCGATGGCGTAAGCTAACTCTTGCTTAAAGATGAGATCCATGGACTGCAGCTGAACGAGTTGAGTGGTCGTGAAGCTAAAAAACTTATTGATCCAGCTATCAAAATCGCTTCGGATTTCAGTCAATTCAATCTGTAATAGTTCAGGAGACCTTCCAAGGACAATGGCTTGCATACTATTGACACCCTCTTGGTCAAAGTTTAACGTGTTCATGATTTACTGTTTATTGGTGAATTCCAAATTTGGCAAATCTATCTTTTTGAGAAAAGAGATGGTGGCCAGTAATAGGCTAAGGCATAATAAGAAGAGTCGTTAAACTGATTTTTCTAGTTTAAGGGTATCTAGAAAGTACCTTTAAACTTTAAAAGTACCGGCAAAATACCTCTTTAAAGCTTGTTTTTTGAGTTTTTAGACCAATCTGCAGTTTTGTTTTATAATGAAATATTGTTAATTTGCATTTCAACCTAATTAATTATTACTTTTTTCTATACGAATGATCCACCTATTTGAAAATCGCTTTTTAAATATAAATGCCTTATCTGGACATTTTAGGGCATATTATTTTTATTATCTGATGTTTGTTTTGTTACCCTTACTGTATAATAAGATTACCTATAATTATACCTGGACAGACTTATCGGTTTTCTCTTATAGATTTGCATCTCTTTTTCTGCTTACGATGTTTGTGGTTGTTTTTATAACGGCTATTTCGCTTGTTATCCAGCTGCTGTTCACTTATGACCATGATAAACAAAATATCCTCTGGAAGAAAAGAAGTGCTCGGATTCTGTTTTATGTGCTGCCAACAGGACTTGGGCTATGCATTTTGATCGTATTTAAATATATGTGGTATGATGGGGAGCAGATGTACGTGATCTTGTGGGAGCATGCTAAATCCCGGTTTTTGTTGTATCTGGTGATGATGATCGCTTTCTCGATCTGGTTGGACACAGATCCAAAGCGCAATTTGTTTATTACTTATTTTCAGCATGAATACCCTGCAACAGCAGCTGAAGAGCAAAAATCTTCTGCTATTGACCTTATTAATCGTCCCATCGAGGAGCAGCGGGATGCTCAGCTGGATACTGTTATTGAAAAATTTTCTCAAGTGGTCGAAGATAAGCTGACATCCGTACTGGACCATAAGTGGGAAGATCGAAATGAAGAACAAAGGAGCCTGGTCAAGAAGGCACTAATCGAGTTTGTAACTGATCATCAAGTGCAGCAAGATAAAGATGAGCAGATAGTAAGTCATCTTCCGCTGAAAGACATCGTTAAGGAGGCGATCGAGGAATGGCAAAGTGAGCGCGATGATCTGCCTGATGAGGTATTGCTCGAAAATCTGTACGCCAGTTTGTATGCAAAGAGTCCGACCAAACTTATGCCCTCTTTTAATGAGCTGGGAGCTGTGGTATTATTCCATATTTTTGCTATTGAGTCGCACACAAAGCATGCTGTTGTGATCTTGACTGATGGAACCCGGATTGACTCGCCTAAAATTTTAGAGACATTGAAAAATCTTGGTCTCTTAATCTGGTTGGTGAAAGTTAATAAAGATCATTATATCAATATGATGCATGTCTGTTTTATGGATTATAAAAATGGTCAGTTTGTCAAGATTCAGAGCCAGACGATGCAAGCATTAAGTACAAACCTAACGAAGAGTGAAGTATTAAAGATGTGTACTTTAGGAAGTAAAGTGAAGAATAAATATATAGAGGAGTTTTTGAAATCGAGATTTGAACTGCGTTATAGAGGTTGGAATACCTGTGTACCGTTGAATTAAAGTCCTATATTTCCAATTATAAACTAGACCGATTGAGCTGATCAATAGGCCTTCATGGTGCTATATCAGTCAGGATCTCGGCGGTAGGTCGCCCTTATCTTACCTACATATGTTTTTTTATCAAAACACGGCTTCCACTCAGGAGTCAGGCCACTGCTTTGGATCCAATGCAACCTCTATGGCTCAAGCAGTATCCTATCATTTTACAACACAATCCACCTCATCAGACTCCGATCTGCATACCAAAGTGGATCGGATGCTCAGGCTGCTTGAAGGACGGCAGCAGGACGAAGGGAGCAAGCTCGTCGGCACCATGAGCACGCAGGAGGCTGCGGATTTTGTTGCCATTTCCAAACGCACTTTTGAACGTAAAGTACAGCAGGGCCTGATCAGTCCGATCGCTAAGCATAAGAAGAAGAATCAATTTTCAAAGCAGGCTGTCCTCGAGTTTTTTATCGCTTATCGGGGCTATCAGCCCGCGCAATTGCCTTAGGCAGATCAAGCTGAGATCGGTACTTGCTTTTAACCTTGTTCGTACCTGCTTTTAACCTTGTTTTAAGGTATCCCATAGGTGCACCGTCCCTGCAAAGTCCCTGGACCGTCCTTTTCCCGGTACAGGGACGGTATAGGAGCGGTGCAAAGACGGTGTATAGAGGCCTTTGGTTAAAACGAGGTGCGTAGCTGGTAGCCTCTTGGCTAGGAAGAGGTGTTGTTTTTCTCGGTCTGAGCATCAGGATTTTTAGAACCTGTTTAATACTAAACCGACAAACACCGACAATATGTTACCGGTACACCGACATACACCGACAAGATCATTTTGGCTCTTGACAAGCCCTATGTCCAGGTGCTATGTTTGTCATCGTAAAGCAGAATATACCGGTATGCATGAAGCCTTTACGTATGGTCAAATCTTTTAAAAAATTAGAAAAATGGGAACAATTAGACAAGGTGCCAATGGGAGTTTTCGAGGTAAAGCCGGCAGCGTGATAGGTTCAAGCTGGAAGGGTATCGACTACATCAAAGGGCTGCCCAAAAAGCGGACAAAAGGAGCTACAGAAGAGCAGCTTATCGTGCAGGCACGATTTTATGTGATGTCAAAATTCTTGATGCCCATAGCCCCAATCTTGCGCCTGGGTTTTGGTCAGGTCAATGCCAATCGGATGACGCCGACCAATGCGGCCCTGCAGCAGAATATCAGTCAGGCAGTGGTGGGCTCTTATCCAAATTTTGAACTGGACTACAGTAAGATCATGATCAGTTCGGGCTCCTATATCGGTGGCGGTGCGATGGCCGTATCGGCATCGCTTGGGGTACTTTCGGTAGACTGGGATTTTTCGCTCAACAGCCTATATGATTCCAAGGCAGATGATCAGGTCATTATCTTACTTTATCAGCCCAAGGCGGATGAATTTATGACGACCCCTACGCCGGCCACACGTGCCAATGGAACCATCGATATTACGGTACCACCGCATCTGCTGGGGTCAAAGGGGCATGTATGGATCTTCTTTGCCGACCGTAAAGGGACCAAGGTATCCAGAAGTACCTATCTGGGAGAAGTGGACTTACTGTAAACTGTTGTACAGCATGTCGAATCGGGAGAAGCGTCGGGCTTCTCCCGATTTCGATATGATAAACCAATCGAATATGTTGATGATATCCAATAAAGAAAAAACGCAGGAGCAGCCCAACAAGGCCAAATCGACCCAGCTTGGATTTAAGTTGGTCCGCTATTTCCTCAATCCGCTCAATCTGTTGATCCAGATTGGCTTTGCGACCCGTAAGAAAGGAAAAACAGCACTTGGCAGGGCCATGTCGCATCATTTACGCAATGCGGTCACCGGAGAGTATCCGGATATGAAGATCGATCCGGCCAAAGCAAAAATAAGTGAAGGAACCCTAGCTCCGTTGCTGTCCCCTCAAGCCGAACGTGTGGGCGACTGTATGACGGTGAAGTGGGCATTACCAAATCAATTTATCGCAGACCATAGCCACTGGGACGATCAAGTGATCCTGTGTGTCTATGATATCGAGGCCGGAAATGCAGCGGTCAATGAGCAGCAGGTGATCAGAAAAGATGCCTATATGAAGCTGCAGTTGCCTTCTGTCTTACGGGATAGACCCGTGCACCTGTACCTGATGCTGCACGATCGGGATAAACGGATGGTCTCCAACAGTCTGTATCTGGGTAGTTTTTAATGCAATTCTAAACAAAAATCGTATGCTGCTACAAGTCATCCGTATCAAACAGGGGAAGGACAGTACCCTGTCTGAAATCTATCTGAACCATCGGTTTATCTGCTATGGTCTGGAGGATATCCCCCGTGAGCAGAAGATCCCGGGGAGTACTTGTATCCCTTTGGGTACCTATACATTGGGCTTCAACCGAGATGGGGGTATGAATGGTAACTACTATGACCGCTATCCTCAGATGCATCGGGGTATGATCGAGATCCAGGATATCCCTGGTTTTAGTTATGTCTACATCCACATCGGCAATACGCATAAGCAAACTGCGGGCTGCCTGCTCGTGGGCACAAAGTATGTGTTTGAAAAAGGTGACTATCGCTTGGAACAGTCCGTTACGGCTTACAAAAAATTGTATCCCTTACTGGTGGAGCTTATGATGAAAGGGGAGGTTGTTATGGAAGTAACGAAGTTAAGTAGTGACGGAGTAACAAAGTAACTAGTGACGCAGTGATCGAGTGATGGAGTTCAGTGTAAAGTAGTTACGGAGTAAATAGTAACGTAGTGATGGAGTAACGAAGTAATCAGTAACATAGTGAAGCAGTATGATTTTCTAACCTACTAACTATTTAACCTTTTAACTTTTATACAAATGAAAAAAATAATCAATAAAATTGGCCAGATCTTGCAAGTGATCCTGCTAGCGCCGATCAAATTACCGGGCAAGGCACTGCATATCATCAAATATATCGCGCTGGGTCTTGGTATAGTAGAGACGGTGCTGGATGATCCGGACAAAAAAGGAGAGGAGGAGCCTCCGCCGGATGAGTCTATCGTGCAGCAGAAAGAAAAGGAGGTGCCCGATGAAATGGAATGATATCCGATTGGGTGCGATGGGTGGCACGCTCTGCTCAATCTGGGCTTCATTCTCTTTTGGCGATCTTGCGCAAACAGTATTGATGGCTGCAGTAGGTACGGTGGTCAGTTTTGTGACGAGTAGGCTATTGGGAAATATCAAGCGTAAATAATCCAATAAATAGGCTTATCTGTCATCGGATAAGCCTATTTAAAATACGCTGCTCAACATCAATTCATTCAGCATGTTTGATCGGGTTTATCAATTTTGCTCGTACTGATTTTCTGTCCCTGTGCTCTCTATAGGATAAGTTTAAAAAAATAAAGTCGCTTTAAATAGGAATTATCGTGTTATTTTTATATTTGCATCCAGAAGAATATCATATTAATAAAACCTATAAATCAATACCAGTGAAAAAGTTAACCTTAGTACTTCTATTTATCTCTTTCTTTGCGCAAGCACAGGAGAAAGTGAATTTTACAGAAAAGTTTAAAAAAGCGAATCAAGGCAAATATCAAGTAGAGGTCAATGAAGTGAAAGAGCTGCTTCAGATTATGATCGCCATTACCAAAACGGGCTTGGAAAATGAGGATATGATGCAGCAAGAAGGACCCTATTATCAAGCTGTACTGAAACAGTTCAAGGCTTATGAAAATGAGCCCATTATTCACACCTTTGATTCATTATTGGTACAAACCCTGATCAATAATGTGTTTTTAACGGGCAATGGTATTTCTTACTATTTCAAAGGCGACAGACTCGTGAAAAGTGATGTCTATATTTTCCCTGCGGGAGGGGTAAATGGGGTGAAAGTTGTTGAAAATCCGATCACACAATATAAGCAGGAACTGGAAGATTTTGCGAAAAAGTCCAACTTTCGCTCGTTTTATAAAAAACACAGAAAGTATTATGCCGAGATCATCGCTCAATACGAAAAAGAAGCCAATGTTGGAAAACAATGGAAATGGCTGGAACAGAATTTTGATACGCGTATCAATGCTTATACGATCTACTGTTCGCCGCTCATCAATGGACTGAATTATACGTCTGAGTTCAACAATAACAATTTT is a window encoding:
- a CDS encoding RagB/SusD family nutrient uptake outer membrane protein, producing MKYYIIFLLSIGLTSCSKFLELKPDQNMEIPSTLADCELLLNDFTAMNMSYPVMTTLMGEEFYMHTEDWQTIVDMDERMGYIWTDEPVVGSLNWQGPYKTIYVSNQIFAIYNKLSQQDKFSEQGKQILGNAHFFRAFAYQQLLELYTLPYDPATASNELGLPLKLTPDVVPAEGRASLAVTYDQVVQDYKQAISLLNPTSIAKSRPTKGAAHAGLSRLYLDMRDYENAYLYADSAWNMQPTLIDYNTLDLYDEMAIPKNNQEIYFTALTGNSGSIGPFYNRINPDLIDLYESNDLRMSIYFQNNYFDPGTYGYKTNYDQSYIGTFIGLTTSEMLLIRSEAAARTGKSAIALSDINLLRKHRFAPEDYQEVQWGNAILLQEILKERRRELVFRGRRWADVKRLNQDAATQRTLTRTVDGESYQLVPGSLKFAALIPLIVTQLNPTIQQNRR
- a CDS encoding DUF6266 family protein encodes the protein MLMISNKEKTQEQPNKAKSTQLGFKLVRYFLNPLNLLIQIGFATRKKGKTALGRAMSHHLRNAVTGEYPDMKIDPAKAKISEGTLAPLLSPQAERVGDCMTVKWALPNQFIADHSHWDDQVILCVYDIEAGNAAVNEQQVIRKDAYMKLQLPSVLRDRPVHLYLMLHDRDKRMVSNSLYLGSF
- a CDS encoding DUF5675 family protein, with the translated sequence MLLQVIRIKQGKDSTLSEIYLNHRFICYGLEDIPREQKIPGSTCIPLGTYTLGFNRDGGMNGNYYDRYPQMHRGMIEIQDIPGFSYVYIHIGNTHKQTAGCLLVGTKYVFEKGDYRLEQSVTAYKKLYPLLVELMMKGEVVMEVTKLSSDGVTK
- a CDS encoding DUF4932 domain-containing protein, with product MKKLTLVLLFISFFAQAQEKVNFTEKFKKANQGKYQVEVNEVKELLQIMIAITKTGLENEDMMQQEGPYYQAVLKQFKAYENEPIIHTFDSLLVQTLINNVFLTGNGISYYFKGDRLVKSDVYIFPAGGVNGVKVVENPITQYKQELEDFAKKSNFRSFYKKHRKYYAEIIAQYEKEANVGKQWKWLEQNFDTRINAYTIYCSPLINGLNYTSEFNNNNFRLIYMSLPPLSTNSYMSAIENELFNTRVMFTEIDHNYVAKPTKEHKAQIDEAFKDRTYWVDETVEGIDAYTSPRYIFDEYMTYAVYLLYCKHHYKEADFQKAFTATVAVMKDRGFTKMKEFTDKLLTVCAENPEKKIEYVYPDFLTKL
- a CDS encoding helix-turn-helix domain-containing protein, with product MAQAVSYHFTTQSTSSDSDLHTKVDRMLRLLEGRQQDEGSKLVGTMSTQEAADFVAISKRTFERKVQQGLISPIAKHKKKNQFSKQAVLEFFIAYRGYQPAQLP
- a CDS encoding DUF6266 family protein, which encodes MGTIRQGANGSFRGKAGSVIGSSWKGIDYIKGLPKKRTKGATEEQLIVQARFYVMSKFLMPIAPILRLGFGQVNANRMTPTNAALQQNISQAVVGSYPNFELDYSKIMISSGSYIGGGAMAVSASLGVLSVDWDFSLNSLYDSKADDQVIILLYQPKADEFMTTPTPATRANGTIDITVPPHLLGSKGHVWIFFADRKGTKVSRSTYLGEVDLL
- a CDS encoding TlpA family protein disulfide reductase → MIIIYILLGIMPLYAQQNKKVDLSKRLTIGSTVPDMPVMDILNFPSSTIDLDDYKDKVLILDFWDTYCSTCIELMPHVKEVQKTVGDKAQIITVTWQSKEVIDQFFKGNKYLKEHQAYLPTIIADSLLKSYFPHQGVPHTVFIYKGKVKAITYFDYIKPEYIEKLIAEDRLDIPVKDDFSTKDVIPDQENLNLKGKVLITGYQDGLEFKGGLPIEQDSVTGLFVTSMINTGILDAFTRLHAIISPKYFLWIPGRMEWYVKDQNDYQYKPNSIGPRIWDTKNAICYQRFSQDTVSKEEMAKLVMQDLVSFLGVSVTIEKKEKEVVVIRKTTKSRVGIAKPESNRRVEGMENLAFLMDYSKMYPPTLDESGFTEIIDVPDFSSLEKLNQQILYYGLEAVLAKRVIDVMVIRELNKN